Proteins encoded within one genomic window of Stigmatella aurantiaca:
- a CDS encoding sugar ABC transporter substrate-binding protein, with the protein MPFLRWLCILAWIPALVACSDSQRPMVPEVVASVSPQARGEPGTAPNARKIALVMKTLTNPFFIEMEKGARRAQKELGVELLVKTASQETSIEQQIQIIEDLIRMKFDAIVIAPGDSLRLVPVLKTAQEAGLQIINIDNRLDAEAMKGLGMAPIPFISVDNEKASYESAAFIARQVHKPAKAAILEGIRSADNARQRKLGAERAFKENPLIQVVARETANWKIDEGRDVAKRIFSAHPDIRLLFCANDMMALGALQYLQESGHDGVLVAAYDALDEAKRAIRAGRLQVTVNQQAAEQGYQGILLAHRALQGEKVPEVVLVEARLVTLEHLESLK; encoded by the coding sequence GTGCCCTTCTTGAGATGGCTGTGCATCCTGGCCTGGATCCCCGCCCTCGTGGCGTGCAGCGACTCCCAGCGGCCCATGGTGCCCGAGGTGGTCGCCTCCGTGTCTCCCCAAGCCCGGGGGGAGCCCGGCACCGCTCCCAACGCCCGGAAGATCGCCCTGGTGATGAAGACCCTCACCAACCCCTTCTTCATCGAGATGGAGAAGGGGGCCCGGCGCGCCCAGAAGGAGCTGGGAGTCGAGCTGCTGGTGAAGACGGCCTCCCAGGAGACGTCCATCGAGCAGCAGATCCAGATCATCGAGGATCTGATCCGGATGAAGTTCGATGCCATCGTCATCGCCCCGGGGGACTCGCTGCGGCTGGTGCCGGTCCTGAAGACCGCCCAGGAGGCGGGGCTTCAAATCATCAACATCGACAACCGGCTGGATGCCGAGGCCATGAAGGGCCTGGGGATGGCCCCGATCCCCTTCATCAGCGTGGACAACGAGAAGGCCTCGTACGAGTCCGCCGCGTTCATCGCCCGGCAGGTTCACAAGCCGGCCAAGGCGGCGATCCTCGAAGGCATCCGCAGTGCGGACAACGCGCGCCAGCGGAAGCTGGGGGCCGAGCGCGCCTTCAAGGAGAACCCCCTCATCCAGGTCGTGGCCCGCGAGACGGCGAACTGGAAGATCGACGAGGGCCGCGATGTGGCCAAGCGCATCTTCTCCGCCCACCCGGACATCCGCCTGCTGTTCTGTGCCAACGACATGATGGCCCTGGGGGCCCTCCAGTACCTCCAGGAGTCGGGGCATGACGGGGTGCTGGTGGCCGCCTACGACGCCCTGGACGAGGCCAAGCGGGCCATCCGGGCCGGCCGCCTGCAGGTGACCGTCAATCAGCAGGCGGCCGAGCAGGGCTACCAGGGCATCCTCCTGGCGCATCGCGCGCTCCAGGGCGAGAAGGTGCCCGAGGTGGTCCTCGTCGAGGCGCGCCTGGTGACCTTGGAGCACTTGGAGAGCCTGAAGTAG